The following proteins come from a genomic window of Geomonas sp. RF6:
- a CDS encoding substrate-binding domain-containing protein: MKKQILSLFGILLLLCLGATGASGEEIKVGGGGAPIDGFFKPVKEPFEKTTGINMTFVFSNATLAFKQLMANEVDLCSAGMAYDDLVKAMEKEKMPVANPGAFSATTIGASKIATMVHKDNPVNALTLDQLKGIFTGKITNWKEVGGKDAPILIVLTKINPATVTSFRTLAMSGEPYATDVLDAGSFEDVREKVAANPEAIAFNPAPKVDQSVKTVQTPEVSRPMIVVTKGAPSPKVQKLLDFMKGEGKKYLKQ; the protein is encoded by the coding sequence ATGAAAAAACAGATTCTTTCTCTTTTCGGCATTCTGCTTCTACTGTGCCTCGGCGCCACTGGCGCTTCGGGCGAAGAGATCAAGGTTGGCGGCGGCGGGGCACCTATCGACGGCTTTTTCAAGCCGGTAAAGGAGCCGTTCGAGAAGACAACCGGCATCAATATGACCTTCGTCTTCAGCAACGCGACCCTGGCATTCAAGCAGTTGATGGCAAACGAAGTGGACCTCTGCTCCGCAGGTATGGCTTACGACGATCTGGTCAAGGCGATGGAGAAGGAAAAGATGCCGGTTGCCAACCCCGGTGCCTTCAGCGCCACCACCATCGGTGCCAGCAAGATCGCCACCATGGTCCATAAGGACAATCCGGTGAACGCCCTCACACTTGATCAGCTGAAGGGTATTTTCACCGGGAAGATCACCAACTGGAAAGAGGTGGGGGGGAAGGATGCGCCCATTCTCATCGTCCTTACGAAGATCAATCCCGCCACCGTCACCTCCTTCAGGACCCTTGCCATGAGCGGAGAGCCGTATGCCACGGACGTCCTGGATGCCGGCAGCTTCGAGGACGTGCGCGAGAAGGTGGCGGCGAACCCGGAGGCGATCGCTTTCAATCCGGCGCCCAAGGTGGACCAGTCGGTAAAGACCGTGCAGACGCCGGAGGTTTCGCGCCCGATGATCGTCGTCACCAAAGGTGCGCCCTCGCCGAAGGTGCAGAAGCTTCTGGACTTCATGAAAGGTGAAGGGAAGAAGTACCTGAAGCAGTAG
- a CDS encoding methyl-accepting chemotaxis protein, producing MTIKTKLTLNVVIVIIIVAAVATTSIVAMEFVKSRLHDLTQRSTPFQMRTVEFQRAIQGATADLTKVSAARTRDEFNGYKAEAEKSLEDVQSAQTALQALAGDTKIEAYGALSSIASELFTVSEGRLRANEDAVAARKAIGDRLREATARLKELDKKTKELQGSTSTSYSKSMTATTDVSGRVRDFEATKLIMKDLQLGLLQLVQSQTKKGVLISQGKCNSDIKKVQESAIMKRAPLMAADVKIVAEKFPNLVKAQMAVAGQAGADTAARDALVNEITDKMNAVVLYLDQEGVVATDNLASETRKQNSYFGNSTLATTIMAANSELLSLGLNAQGLSERLFSASNVKDVAAVEGDLNRVFSRIAEVEAELGASLKKLGARGETQLLLNAQGALNSVHTGITAHGGVVMKIRNRLEMEAKASAAMEKLREIVLQQAEKGKQTVSVAQVDQEKAISTVNRMATFSTMIIGAIGGGAILFGILFGVWIYRSVSRPLHKLLEVSHAVAGGDLAVHIDTTNNDEVGQVQMAMAEMVKNLREMFAKIKDATGSLASSSEELSATATALQRGSEEQTSRIDQSSTAMSEMTQSTVEVVQNSRDTSDAAEKMKLLANEGKGAMYVTGDELNRFAASVKATADRVESLGQQSEQITEIVTLISDIADQTNLLALNAAIEAARAGEQGRGFAVVADNVKLLAERTSEATNNIYETVKAMQESVKASIALMQEERASVDRVQEQVQQTLQAMDEITAYVERVTGMVQRIAVAAKDQSSSTEDVSRNIEGIFTIARELRTSFTDIKSSSGMLSHLASDLDTMVGWFKL from the coding sequence ATGACCATCAAGACAAAGCTCACCCTGAATGTAGTCATCGTCATCATCATTGTGGCGGCGGTGGCGACTACCAGCATTGTAGCTATGGAGTTCGTGAAGAGCCGACTGCACGATCTGACTCAGCGCAGTACGCCCTTCCAGATGCGCACGGTGGAGTTCCAGCGTGCCATACAGGGAGCCACCGCCGATCTTACCAAAGTCAGCGCCGCCCGCACCCGCGATGAGTTCAACGGTTATAAAGCTGAGGCAGAGAAGTCCCTCGAGGACGTGCAAAGCGCGCAGACCGCGCTGCAGGCCCTTGCTGGCGACACGAAGATCGAGGCGTATGGCGCTCTGAGCAGCATCGCCAGCGAGCTCTTCACAGTAAGCGAGGGGCGCCTCAGGGCGAATGAAGATGCTGTCGCAGCGCGCAAGGCTATAGGGGACCGTCTGCGCGAGGCCACTGCGCGCCTCAAGGAGCTGGATAAAAAAACGAAGGAGCTGCAGGGCTCTACCTCTACCTCCTACAGCAAGTCGATGACCGCGACTACCGACGTCTCCGGGCGGGTGCGGGATTTCGAAGCAACGAAGCTCATAATGAAGGACCTGCAGTTGGGGCTCCTGCAGCTCGTGCAGTCGCAGACCAAAAAAGGGGTACTGATCTCCCAGGGAAAATGCAACTCGGACATCAAGAAAGTGCAGGAGAGCGCCATCATGAAACGCGCTCCCCTCATGGCCGCCGACGTGAAGATCGTCGCGGAGAAGTTCCCGAATCTGGTGAAGGCACAGATGGCTGTAGCGGGGCAGGCAGGTGCAGATACCGCCGCCCGGGATGCACTGGTTAACGAAATAACGGACAAGATGAATGCGGTGGTACTCTACCTGGATCAGGAAGGTGTGGTGGCGACCGACAACCTCGCGAGCGAGACCCGGAAGCAGAACTCCTATTTTGGCAATTCCACCCTCGCCACCACCATTATGGCTGCGAACTCGGAGCTCCTCTCTCTGGGGCTGAACGCACAGGGGCTCTCCGAGCGACTTTTCTCTGCCTCAAATGTGAAGGACGTAGCCGCGGTAGAAGGAGACCTCAACCGGGTATTTTCAAGGATTGCGGAGGTGGAGGCGGAACTCGGCGCCTCCCTCAAGAAGCTTGGCGCCCGTGGCGAGACGCAGCTCCTCCTTAATGCCCAGGGGGCGTTGAACTCGGTGCATACGGGGATCACCGCCCACGGCGGCGTGGTCATGAAGATACGCAACCGCCTGGAAATGGAGGCGAAAGCATCGGCGGCGATGGAGAAGCTGCGGGAGATAGTGCTGCAGCAGGCGGAGAAGGGAAAACAGACGGTATCGGTCGCGCAGGTGGACCAGGAGAAGGCGATTTCCACCGTGAACAGGATGGCCACCTTCAGCACCATGATCATTGGTGCCATCGGAGGGGGCGCCATCCTTTTCGGGATCCTGTTCGGCGTCTGGATCTACCGCTCCGTCTCCCGCCCACTGCACAAGTTGCTGGAGGTTTCCCACGCGGTCGCCGGCGGCGATCTTGCGGTCCATATCGACACTACCAACAATGACGAGGTGGGACAGGTGCAGATGGCGATGGCGGAAATGGTAAAGAACCTGCGGGAAATGTTCGCCAAAATCAAGGACGCGACCGGTAGCCTCGCCAGCAGCTCGGAGGAGCTTTCCGCCACCGCAACGGCGCTGCAGCGCGGCTCGGAGGAGCAGACCAGCCGCATTGACCAGTCCTCTACAGCCATGAGCGAGATGACCCAGAGTACCGTGGAGGTGGTGCAGAATTCCAGGGATACTTCCGACGCCGCGGAAAAAATGAAGCTTTTGGCGAACGAAGGAAAGGGAGCCATGTACGTGACCGGAGACGAGCTGAACCGCTTCGCCGCCTCCGTAAAGGCTACCGCCGACAGGGTCGAAAGTCTGGGGCAGCAGTCGGAGCAGATCACCGAAATCGTCACCCTCATCAGCGACATCGCCGATCAGACCAATCTCCTGGCGCTGAACGCAGCTATCGAGGCGGCGCGGGCCGGCGAGCAGGGGAGAGGCTTCGCCGTCGTCGCCGATAACGTGAAGCTCCTCGCCGAACGGACGAGTGAGGCGACCAACAACATCTACGAAACGGTGAAGGCGATGCAGGAGAGCGTGAAGGCATCGATAGCGCTGATGCAGGAGGAGCGTGCTTCGGTGGATCGGGTGCAGGAACAGGTGCAGCAGACACTGCAGGCGATGGATGAAATCACAGCCTATGTGGAGCGGGTGACGGGGATGGTGCAGCGGATTGCGGTAGCGGCAAAGGATCAATCATCCTCGACTGAAGACGTGTCCCGCAACATCGAGGGGATCTTCACCATCGCCCGCGAGCTGCGTACCTCCTTTACCGACATCAAGAGTTCCTCCGGCATGCTCTCCCACCTGGCCTCCGATCTCGACACCATGGTCGGGTGGTTCAAGCTCTGA
- the coaE gene encoding dephospho-CoA kinase (Dephospho-CoA kinase (CoaE) performs the final step in coenzyme A biosynthesis.) codes for MRIIGLTGGIASGKSTVSAILEEVGCVIIDADLIAREVVQPGEPAYRSIVATFGEGVLSPDGTLDRKALGRLVFSDPEARRALERITHPAIAERSLERLASCRRAGESVVFYVAPLLIEAGALSRVTELWVVYVDEETQLSRLMEREGVSREEAQGRISAQMPMEEKKGYAAIVIDNRGTKEALREEVLRLWREEVGGEVS; via the coding sequence GTGCGCATAATAGGGCTTACCGGAGGGATAGCGTCGGGAAAGAGCACCGTCAGTGCCATCCTGGAGGAGGTGGGGTGCGTCATCATCGACGCGGACCTTATCGCCAGGGAAGTCGTGCAACCGGGGGAGCCTGCCTACCGGTCAATCGTGGCGACTTTCGGGGAAGGGGTACTCTCGCCGGACGGCACTCTCGACAGAAAGGCTCTCGGGCGCCTCGTCTTTTCCGACCCCGAGGCGCGCCGCGCGCTGGAGCGGATCACGCACCCGGCAATAGCGGAAAGGTCGCTCGAGCGGCTTGCCTCCTGCCGGCGGGCCGGCGAGAGCGTCGTCTTCTACGTCGCCCCTCTCCTCATCGAGGCGGGTGCACTTTCGCGAGTAACGGAGCTCTGGGTCGTCTATGTCGACGAGGAGACGCAGCTCTCGCGGCTGATGGAGCGCGAGGGGGTATCAAGGGAAGAGGCACAGGGGAGGATTTCGGCGCAGATGCCGATGGAGGAGAAGAAGGGATACGCCGCCATCGTCATAGACAACCGCGGTACGAAGGAAGCGCTCCGTGAAGAGGTGCTGCGCCTTTGGCGGGAGGAAGTGGGCGGCGAAGTGTCGTGA
- a CDS encoding IclR family transcriptional regulator produces the protein MAKKEKSEYIIQAVSHALDLLEQFHDEVDELGVTELSKRLKLHKNNVFRLLATLESRNYIEQNKVTENYRLGLKTLELGQTFIRQMGLLRQSRPVLESLVRECNETTYVAILKDSFIVYLDVVETDLTVRVVPRVGARLPAYATAAGKMQLAYMTDEELENYLPTKEMHRYTPKTITDRDEFKKQLKVIAEQGYAIDDEEMDPGVKCVGAPIRDYTRRIVGAVSVSGPAMRFTDERMEKELIPLVMRAGEEISQKLGYHK, from the coding sequence ATGGCAAAAAAAGAGAAATCAGAATACATTATACAGGCGGTCTCCCACGCCCTTGATCTTCTGGAGCAGTTTCACGACGAGGTGGACGAACTCGGCGTGACCGAGCTTTCCAAGAGACTCAAGTTGCACAAGAACAACGTTTTCAGACTGCTGGCGACGCTGGAGTCGAGAAATTATATCGAGCAGAACAAGGTGACCGAGAACTACCGGCTCGGTCTGAAGACCCTGGAACTGGGGCAGACCTTCATTAGACAGATGGGGCTTTTGCGCCAGTCCCGCCCGGTCCTCGAGTCGCTGGTCCGGGAGTGCAACGAGACGACGTACGTGGCGATCCTGAAAGACAGCTTCATCGTCTACCTCGACGTGGTGGAGACGGACCTGACTGTCCGCGTCGTGCCGCGGGTCGGGGCGAGGCTCCCGGCGTACGCCACCGCCGCCGGGAAGATGCAGCTCGCCTACATGACGGACGAGGAGCTGGAGAACTATCTCCCGACGAAGGAGATGCACCGTTACACCCCGAAGACGATCACGGACCGCGACGAGTTCAAGAAGCAGCTGAAGGTGATCGCGGAGCAGGGGTACGCCATCGACGACGAGGAGATGGATCCCGGCGTCAAGTGCGTCGGCGCGCCGATCCGGGACTATACCCGCAGGATCGTGGGGGCGGTGAGTGTTTCCGGTCCTGCCATGCGCTTCACCGATGAGCGGATGGAGAAGGAACTGATCCCGCTGGTGATGAGGGCGGGGGAGGAGATCTCCCAGAAGCTCGGCTACCACAAGTAG
- a CDS encoding sensor histidine kinase yields the protein MRLKLIEKLTTATSRLNLISKLTIATSVVLLLAMALFAYLNINNLKTLLLQEAVSDADKISETIIRATHNQMLRDDRPQFYKTMQEIGGQQGVERIRLINKTGRVIFSTKESEIGTMLNKRTDICAICHGGKEPLVSASSKNRSRRIYEQGGKELLGITNAIYNEESCYTATCHFHPESYKILGILDVVVSLDKMYSLLDAYRNRILILTLVLLGVMSLSLMLSTQKLVNRPVRELLEHTKLLSRGEFGGKVPAFAKDELGELAASFNNMTQNLRTAHEELEGWGRNLEQMVQERTRQLSQIQAQLIRSEKLASLGQLVAGIAHEINNPLTGILVFSSLVQGSPKLDESLRPDVATIIKETKRCANIVKGLLEFSRCSNPQTGPASINDICNSALSLVEYQSLFMNIAIIREYDETVPRLQLDSSQIEQVLVNIFVNAAQAMQGDGVLEIFSGVDRDGGWVYLSVKDSGCGIDEEHLPKIFDPFFSTKQNKGTGLGLSVSYGIIEKHGGTIDVQSEVGKGTIFTLKFPLPEETEEAGAETP from the coding sequence TTGCGCCTCAAGCTGATCGAAAAGCTGACCACGGCCACCAGTCGCCTCAACCTCATCTCCAAGCTCACCATCGCCACCAGCGTCGTGCTCCTTCTGGCGATGGCACTCTTTGCCTACCTCAACATAAACAACCTGAAGACCCTCCTCCTGCAGGAAGCGGTCTCCGACGCCGACAAGATCTCCGAGACGATCATCCGCGCGACCCATAACCAGATGCTGCGCGACGACCGCCCGCAGTTTTACAAGACGATGCAGGAGATCGGCGGGCAGCAGGGTGTGGAGCGCATCAGGCTCATCAACAAGACCGGCAGGGTGATCTTCTCCACCAAGGAGAGCGAGATCGGCACCATGCTGAACAAGCGCACCGACATCTGCGCCATCTGCCACGGCGGGAAGGAGCCGCTCGTCTCCGCCTCCTCCAAGAACAGGAGCAGGCGCATCTACGAGCAGGGGGGGAAGGAGCTTCTCGGGATCACCAACGCGATCTACAACGAGGAGAGCTGCTACACGGCGACCTGCCACTTCCACCCGGAGTCGTACAAGATCCTCGGCATCCTCGACGTCGTCGTCTCGCTGGACAAGATGTACTCGCTCCTCGACGCCTACCGCAACCGGATCCTCATACTCACCCTCGTCCTTTTGGGGGTCATGTCCCTCTCCCTCATGCTCTCCACCCAGAAGCTGGTGAACCGCCCGGTGCGGGAGCTCCTTGAGCACACGAAGCTCCTGTCGCGCGGCGAGTTCGGCGGAAAGGTCCCCGCCTTTGCAAAAGACGAGCTGGGAGAGCTCGCGGCCTCCTTCAACAACATGACGCAGAACCTGCGTACAGCGCACGAGGAGCTGGAGGGGTGGGGGCGAAACCTGGAGCAGATGGTACAGGAGCGCACGAGACAGCTCTCCCAGATCCAGGCCCAGCTGATCCGTTCCGAGAAGCTCGCCTCCCTCGGCCAGCTCGTCGCCGGCATCGCCCACGAGATCAACAACCCCCTCACAGGGATCCTCGTCTTCTCCTCCCTCGTGCAGGGTTCCCCGAAGCTGGACGAGAGCCTGCGCCCTGATGTGGCCACCATCATCAAGGAGACGAAGCGCTGCGCCAACATCGTGAAGGGGCTCCTCGAATTCTCCCGCTGCTCCAATCCCCAGACCGGCCCGGCCTCCATAAACGACATCTGCAACTCCGCGTTGTCGCTGGTGGAGTACCAGTCCCTCTTCATGAACATCGCGATCATCCGGGAATACGATGAAACGGTGCCGAGGCTGCAGCTCGATTCGAGCCAGATAGAGCAGGTCCTGGTGAATATATTTGTGAACGCAGCGCAGGCGATGCAGGGTGACGGGGTACTGGAGATCTTTAGCGGCGTCGACCGTGATGGCGGGTGGGTCTATCTCTCGGTGAAGGACAGCGGCTGCGGCATAGACGAGGAGCACCTGCCGAAGATCTTCGACCCGTTCTTCTCCACGAAGCAGAACAAGGGAACAGGGCTGGGACTATCCGTCTCGTACGGCATCATCGAGAAGCATGGCGGCACCATCGACGTGCAAAGTGAGGTCGGCAAAGGGACCATCTTCACGCTGAAGTTCCCGCTCCCCGAAGAGACAGAAGAAGCGGGAGCAGAGACCCCCTAG
- a CDS encoding sigma-54-dependent transcriptional regulator, protein MEGADAGVSGEKIQARILVVDDEPVIREGLRRTLETGGLEVETSASGYLALEMMQNKGFDLVLTDLKMPGMSGIELLTAIKGLQPETPVIIITGYSTVDTAVEAMKCGAFDYIAKPFEPDQILAKVQGALAHRTVLMESLSLKQDLRHRQGLDAFIGESREMQKVYHRIMQVAPTDSTVLILGESGTGKELVARAIHKNSTRRSHPFVAVDCTSLVENLLESELFGHVKGSFTGALHTKSGLFKVADGGTLFLDEVANISLTTQAKLLRVLQQREVTPIGGTQPVPFDIRLVAASNKNLRTMVKEGTFREDLFFRLNIIPIELPPLRERKGDKPLLISHFLKVFAEETGKEIRGISPAALALLEEYPFPGNVRELQGAIERAVVLSAGEMIQVSDLELHGSGEKQGGGMLPGFVPQSADELKQTKRLIREQAVEPVEKAFALQALERNNWNITRAAEETGMQRPNFQALVKKLGISIKGQASE, encoded by the coding sequence ATGGAAGGTGCAGACGCAGGCGTATCGGGTGAAAAGATTCAGGCACGCATCCTCGTGGTGGATGACGAGCCGGTGATCAGGGAGGGATTGCGGCGCACCCTCGAAACCGGCGGCCTGGAGGTGGAAACCAGCGCCAGCGGCTATCTTGCCCTGGAGATGATGCAGAACAAGGGGTTTGACCTCGTCCTCACCGATCTGAAGATGCCGGGGATGAGCGGCATCGAGCTCCTCACCGCCATCAAGGGTCTCCAGCCGGAGACGCCGGTCATCATCATCACCGGGTATTCCACGGTCGACACCGCGGTGGAGGCGATGAAGTGCGGCGCCTTCGACTACATCGCGAAGCCGTTCGAGCCGGACCAGATCCTCGCCAAGGTGCAGGGGGCGCTGGCGCACCGCACCGTCCTCATGGAGAGCCTTTCGCTGAAGCAGGACCTCAGGCATCGTCAGGGGCTGGACGCCTTCATCGGCGAGAGCCGGGAGATGCAGAAGGTCTACCACCGGATCATGCAGGTCGCCCCGACCGACAGCACCGTCCTCATCCTCGGAGAGAGCGGCACCGGGAAGGAACTGGTGGCCCGCGCCATCCACAAGAACAGCACGCGTCGCTCTCACCCCTTTGTGGCGGTCGACTGTACCTCCCTCGTGGAGAACCTGCTGGAGAGCGAGCTCTTCGGCCACGTGAAGGGATCGTTCACCGGAGCGCTCCACACAAAGAGCGGCCTCTTCAAGGTCGCCGACGGCGGTACCCTCTTCCTTGACGAGGTAGCCAACATCTCCCTCACCACGCAGGCGAAGCTTTTGCGCGTGCTGCAGCAGCGCGAGGTGACTCCGATCGGGGGAACGCAGCCGGTACCGTTCGACATACGGCTCGTCGCTGCGAGCAACAAGAACCTGCGCACCATGGTGAAGGAGGGGACCTTCCGCGAGGACCTCTTTTTCCGCCTGAACATCATCCCCATCGAGCTCCCGCCGTTGCGCGAGCGGAAGGGGGACAAGCCCCTCCTGATAAGCCACTTCCTGAAGGTCTTTGCGGAGGAGACCGGGAAGGAGATCAGGGGGATCAGTCCCGCGGCGCTCGCTCTCCTGGAGGAGTACCCTTTCCCGGGGAACGTGCGGGAGCTGCAAGGTGCCATCGAGCGCGCGGTGGTTCTCTCTGCCGGGGAGATGATCCAGGTCTCCGATCTGGAGCTCCACGGCTCCGGCGAGAAGCAGGGGGGGGGGATGCTTCCGGGGTTCGTGCCGCAGAGCGCTGACGAGCTGAAGCAGACGAAGAGGCTGATCAGGGAGCAGGCGGTGGAGCCGGTGGAGAAGGCATTTGCGCTGCAGGCCCTGGAGCGGAACAACTGGAACATCACCCGCGCTGCCGAGGAGACCGGGATGCAGAGGCCGAACTTCCAGGCGCTGGTGAAGAAGCTGGGGATCTCCATAAAGGGGCAGGCTTCGGAATAG
- a CDS encoding response regulator, whose product MVGLLILDKDRSARKILADILIEEGYDVTVTGSAAQALQSILKKNAHVVLLGEQFDDISAAELIPILKQCNKELSIILVSSDASLPLIRKLRKEGIFYHALKPVRAEDREEIRQAVRCAFANLSAAHFAMH is encoded by the coding sequence ATGGTGGGACTTCTCATACTGGACAAAGACCGGAGCGCTCGGAAGATCCTCGCTGACATCCTCATCGAGGAGGGTTACGACGTCACGGTAACCGGCTCCGCTGCCCAGGCATTGCAATCCATTCTGAAAAAGAACGCCCACGTGGTGTTACTGGGAGAGCAGTTCGATGACATCTCGGCGGCAGAATTGATCCCCATCCTGAAGCAGTGCAACAAGGAGTTGAGTATCATCCTCGTCTCCAGCGACGCATCACTGCCGCTGATACGGAAGTTGCGCAAGGAAGGGATCTTCTACCACGCGCTGAAGCCGGTACGTGCCGAAGACCGCGAGGAGATCCGCCAGGCGGTACGCTGCGCCTTCGCCAATCTGTCCGCTGCACACTTTGCCATGCATTGA
- a CDS encoding cytochrome c3 family protein, protein MQKFVLIAIAALTVWGSAAAHAAPAGNGSCLSCHGESSMAKTERGNHLFIDPLQFASTSHAQIGCPSCHNGVSAAHPKDGIRPPRANCQECHGAVMQEYAQTRHAQKAGCADCHDPHRAKTIAYASGAEMNRQCAQCHDKGKMLALHGRWLPQSDLHMDAVPCITCHVGSKDYVINLYVVKEAAKGELKTASYQELAALEPGRDIKGMVDKNGDGNISLEELRSFNKYTKTKGLILTGMMVPKTMSHTFQTMDNRWDCTYCHAAGPKTNQESFLALPDANGQYPRFQVQRGAVLDLLYGTPDFYMLGSTRSFPLSVLGGLIILGGLAMPLGHGSLRFLTRKNRKEH, encoded by the coding sequence ATGCAGAAATTCGTACTAATCGCCATAGCGGCGCTCACCGTGTGGGGCTCCGCCGCAGCGCACGCAGCGCCTGCCGGAAACGGCAGCTGTCTTTCCTGCCACGGGGAGAGCAGCATGGCAAAGACCGAGCGCGGCAACCACCTCTTCATCGACCCGCTCCAGTTCGCCAGCACCTCCCACGCCCAGATCGGCTGCCCCTCCTGCCACAACGGGGTCTCCGCCGCCCACCCGAAAGACGGCATCAGGCCGCCGCGGGCCAACTGCCAGGAGTGCCACGGCGCCGTCATGCAGGAATACGCCCAGACCCGCCACGCCCAGAAGGCAGGGTGCGCCGACTGCCACGACCCGCATCGCGCGAAGACGATCGCCTACGCCTCCGGCGCCGAGATGAACCGCCAGTGCGCCCAATGCCACGACAAGGGGAAAATGCTCGCGCTGCACGGCAGGTGGCTCCCCCAGTCCGACCTGCACATGGACGCCGTCCCCTGCATCACCTGCCACGTCGGGAGCAAGGACTACGTCATCAACCTGTACGTGGTTAAGGAAGCCGCCAAGGGGGAGCTGAAGACCGCATCGTACCAGGAGCTCGCGGCGCTGGAGCCGGGGCGCGACATCAAGGGGATGGTGGACAAAAACGGCGACGGCAACATCTCGCTGGAGGAGTTGCGCTCCTTCAACAAGTACACGAAGACGAAGGGGCTGATCCTGACCGGGATGATGGTGCCAAAGACGATGTCCCACACCTTCCAGACGATGGACAACCGCTGGGACTGCACCTACTGCCACGCAGCCGGTCCTAAGACGAACCAGGAAAGCTTCCTCGCGCTGCCGGACGCCAACGGCCAGTACCCCCGCTTCCAGGTGCAGCGCGGCGCGGTGCTCGACCTCCTGTACGGCACCCCGGACTTCTACATGCTCGGCTCCACCCGCAGCTTCCCGCTCAGCGTCCTCGGCGGTCTCATTATCCTTGGCGGCCTCGCCATGCCGCTGGGACACGGAAGCCTGCGCTTCCTCACCAGAAAGAACAGAAAGGAGCACTGA
- a CDS encoding cytochrome b/b6 domain-containing protein, translated as MSDHHKEKEYIYLTPMPVRIWHWLNALGIVTLCVTGAQIRFPDHVNVFGSYKAAIELHNTAGIVVSCSYVLWILYYGLIARTLVKLYVPTLTDIKTGLFRQALFYFFQYFLGGPNPHHTLPENKFNPLQKTAYLAIMLVLLPLVIATGFMLLNVAPLREVIAMLGGLKVLVSSHFLIACSFNAFLFAHIYLATLGHTPFAHFKPMWHGWEEVEEHHH; from the coding sequence ATGAGTGATCACCACAAGGAAAAAGAATATATCTATCTCACCCCGATGCCGGTGAGGATCTGGCACTGGCTGAACGCCCTCGGCATCGTGACCCTTTGCGTCACCGGCGCGCAGATCAGGTTCCCGGACCACGTGAACGTCTTCGGCTCCTACAAGGCGGCGATCGAGCTGCACAACACCGCAGGGATCGTGGTCTCCTGCTCCTACGTCCTGTGGATCCTCTACTACGGCCTGATCGCGAGGACGCTGGTAAAGCTCTACGTCCCGACCCTCACCGACATAAAAACGGGGCTCTTCCGGCAGGCGCTCTTTTACTTCTTCCAGTACTTCCTGGGGGGGCCGAACCCGCACCACACCCTGCCGGAGAACAAGTTCAACCCGCTGCAGAAGACAGCCTACCTCGCCATCATGCTGGTCCTCCTGCCGCTGGTCATCGCCACGGGGTTCATGCTCCTGAACGTGGCACCGCTCAGGGAGGTCATCGCCATGCTCGGAGGGCTCAAGGTACTGGTCTCCTCCCACTTCCTGATCGCGTGCTCCTTCAACGCGTTCCTCTTTGCGCATATCTACCTGGCGACCCTGGGGCACACACCCTTCGCCCACTTCAAGCCGATGTGGCACGGGTGGGAAGAAGTTGAAGAGCATCACCATTGA